From the genome of Colletotrichum destructivum chromosome 10, complete sequence, one region includes:
- a CDS encoding Putative acyclic terpene utilization, producing MEPSRICHIVTPVGCMGYGFDENIVARELAQLAPSRTPTAIILDAGSTDSGPEKLALGTMTCPRSAYVKDLTKLLRLVHAFQVPLIFSSAGGDGADEHVRLMEEIIQEISSEETNQHYSFKTVSIFSSIDKSVILERLGAGRITGCGVCVPALTEKDVTDSPRVVAQIGPEPFIDAMEATPDFDVIIGGRAYDPTPYVAFSVYQLRQQHPDLGPEQLESIQGGLLHMGKIMECGGQCSTPKSHGAVATVYADGTFDVRPMAPGSRCTPVSVAAHSLYENTRPDILRGPGGALHLDQARYEQLGDGRTVRVRGGRFVSSASRGQPYQLKLEAARVLGYRSIVMGSIRDHILVQQLDSFLVSVKGYVKQQHSSILGDWDLDFHVYGKGQSTLAGPGEVFLVAEAVAPTQQLATGLVSTARVAMIHGPYPGQKATSGNLAFGLAGKLEIETGPCAQFSVYHLMDLEAGEERLSHQSRLICSKVSVFEKAERAENQQDLKNHYKVFEPVPSTPSGKETSTSAIASQESASSHPPETLSDISRVLRSKNAGPYEITMDVMFESQAVFDAVEASGLLSPANVAEALRVRPEDIVWSGFFAPALAFKVTIPRFRAGKMASAGSFMENDIHGSQQHLGLSVMKLPPGLMS from the exons ATGGAACCGTCCCGGATATGCCACATTGTGACTCCAGTCGGCTGCATGGGCTACGGTTTCGACGAGAACATCGTGGCCCGAGAGCTGGCTCAGCTCGCTCCCAGCAGGACTCCAACCGCCATTATCCTCGATGCCGGCTCGACCGACAGCGGCCCAGAGAAGCTGGCTCTCGGGACCATGACCTGCCCTCGCTCGGCGTACGTCAAGGACCTTACCAAGCTGTTGAGGCTGGTACACGCCTTTCAAGTGCCGTTGATCTTTAGCTCGgccggaggcgacggcgccgacgagcacGTGAGGTTGATGGAGGAGATTATCCAAGAAATCTCATCAGAAGAGACAAATCA ACACTATTCTTTCAAAACCGTGTCCATCTTTTCTAGCATCGACAAGTCCGTCATCCTCGAGCGTCTCGGCGCAGGTCGCATCACCGGCTGCGGCGTGTGCGTCCCGGCGTTGACGGAGAAGGATGTGACGGACAGCCCCCGAGTGGTTGCGCAAATCGGACCGGAGCCTTTCATCGACGCTATGGAAGCCACGCCCGATTTTgatgtcatcatcggcggccgAGCATACGATCCAACCCCGTATGTCGCCTTCTCGGTGTACCAGCTGAGACAACAACACCCGGACCTCGGCCCAGAGCAGCTCGAGTCAATCCAGGGAGGGCTTCTGCACATGGGGAAGATCATGGAATGCGGCGGTCAATGTTCGACGCCGAAATCGCACGGGGCGGTGGCCACCGTCTACGCAGATGGGACGTTCGACGTTCGGCCGATGGCCCCCGGCTCGCGCTGCACACCCGTGTCGGTTGCCGCCCATTCGCTGTACGAGAACACGAGGCCCGACATCCTGCGCGGACCGGGGGGTGCTCTCCACCTCGATCAGGCCCGCTACGAGCAGCTCGGAGACGGACGAACTGTCCGCGTAAGGGGGGGAAGATTTGTGTCCTCGGCCTCACGCGGCCAACCATATCAGCTCAAGCTCGAAGCCGCGCGGGTCTTGGGATACCGGTCCATCGTCATGGGCAGCATTAGAGATC ATATACTTGTCCAACAGCTTGACAGTTTTCTCGTCTCTGTCAAAGGATACGTCAAGCAACAGCATTCCAGCATTCTTGGAGATTGGGATCTTGACTTTCACGTCTACGGCAAGGGGCAGAGCACACTCGCGGGTCCGGGGGAAGTATTCCTGGTGGCGGAAGCCGTCGCGCCGACTCAGCAACTCGCGACGGGCCTCGTGTCAACCGCGAGAGTTGCCATGATT CATGGTCCCTATCCGGGTCAAAAGGCCACTTCTGGCAACCTTGCGTTTGGGCTTGCCGGGAAACTGGAGATCGAGACGGGACCTTGTGCTCAGTTCTCCGTGTACCATCTTATGGATCTGGAGGCCGGTGAAGAAAGACTCTCTCACCAATCCCGCCTCATCTGCTCCAAGGTGTCTGTCTTTGAAAAGGCAGAGCGGGCTGAGAATCAGCAAGACTTGAAGAATCACTATAAAGTATTCGAGCCAGTTCCTTCAACCCCGAGCGGCAAAGAAACTTCCACGTCAGCAATCGCAAGCCAGGAGAGCGCCTCATCTCACCCGCCAGAGACCCTCTCCGACATCTCCCGGGTCCTCCGGTCCAAGAACGCGGGCCCATACGAGATCACCATGGATGTCATGTTTGAATCccaggccgtcttcgacgcTGTCGAAGCCTCTGGTCTCTTGTCTCCGGCCAACGTAGCCGAGGCCCTGCGTGTTAGACCGGAAGACATTGTCTGGTCGGGGTTCTTTGCCCCGGCGCTTGCATTCAAGGTTACGATTCCCCGTTTCAGGGCCGGTAAGATGGCTTCAGCAGGCAGCTTCATGGAGAATGACATTCACGGCTCGCAGCAGCATCTGGGGCTCTCCGTCATGAAGCTGCCACCAGGACTTATGTCTTAG